A stretch of Vibrio aphrogenes DNA encodes these proteins:
- the lptB gene encoding LPS export ABC transporter ATP-binding protein — MATLKAEKLAKTYGNRKVVSDVGLEVKSGQIVGLLGPNGAGKTTSFYMIVGLVSRDEGTISIDDTDISILPMHQRSRMGIGYLPQEASIFRKLSVEDNIMAVLQTRDELSKEDKQDRLEELLDEFHIQHIRKSAGMALSGGERRRVEIARALAANPKFILLDEPFAGVDPISVIDIKKIIEHLRDRGLGVLITDHNVRETLDVCEHAYIVSQGHLIANGTPEEVLNDEQVKKVYLGEQFRL, encoded by the coding sequence ATGGCTACACTAAAAGCAGAAAAACTCGCGAAAACCTATGGCAACCGTAAAGTGGTCAGTGACGTTGGTTTAGAAGTTAAATCTGGTCAGATTGTTGGATTACTAGGGCCAAATGGGGCTGGTAAAACCACTTCGTTTTATATGATTGTCGGATTGGTTTCCCGCGATGAAGGTACTATTAGTATTGATGATACCGATATCAGCATCTTACCTATGCATCAGCGCTCTCGCATGGGGATTGGTTACCTACCACAAGAAGCGTCTATCTTCCGTAAATTATCGGTCGAAGATAACATCATGGCCGTACTGCAAACTCGGGATGAGCTCTCAAAAGAAGACAAACAAGATCGCTTAGAAGAACTGCTGGATGAGTTTCATATCCAACATATTCGTAAAAGTGCCGGTATGGCCCTATCTGGTGGTGAACGTCGTCGTGTCGAAATCGCCCGAGCACTGGCCGCTAACCCGAAGTTTATCTTGCTTGATGAACCTTTTGCTGGGGTGGACCCGATTTCAGTCATTGATATCAAAAAAATCATCGAACACCTGCGTGACCGTGGCTTAGGCGTATTGATTACCGACCATAATGTTCGTGAAACACTCGATGTATGTGAACATGCCTACATTGTAAGTCAAGGCCACCTAATCGCTAACGGTACACCTGAAGAAGTACTGAACGACGAGCAAGTGAAGAAAGTCTATCTAGGCGAACAATTCCGCTTATAA